One part of the Pyruvatibacter sp. genome encodes these proteins:
- the glmM gene encoding phosphoglucosamine mutase: MSRKYFGTDGIRGRANLEPMTAATALRVGMAAGRVFTRGDHRHRVVIGKDTRLSGYMIENALVAGFTSVGMDVFQFGPLPTPAVAMLTRSLRADLGVMISASHNSFGDNGIKLFGPDGFKLSDEVEHQIEHHMDNGLVEGLAVPSGIGRAKRIDDAQARYIEFAKRTFPRHLSLEGIRIVVDCANGAAYKVAPAALWELGAEVFSVGVDPNGTNINEGCGSTSVGMMAGKVRELRADIGIALDGDADRVIIVDEHGETVDGDQVMAAIAQSWADKQMLQGGGIVATVMSNLGLERYLAGKGMTLARTQVGDRYVVEHMRANGFNLGGEQSGHVVLSDFATTGDGLIAALQVLAVLAETRKPLSEICHLFDPLPQLLRNVRFRDGAPLEDNQVIDAIETGTSALGNHGRLVIRKSGTEPLIRVMAEGDDEALVKRVVNDICTVIESRAG; the protein is encoded by the coding sequence ATGTCACGCAAATATTTTGGAACCGACGGCATTCGCGGTCGGGCAAACCTTGAACCGATGACGGCGGCGACCGCGCTCAGGGTGGGCATGGCGGCGGGCCGGGTGTTTACGCGCGGTGACCATCGTCACCGGGTGGTGATCGGCAAGGATACGCGCCTGTCGGGCTACATGATTGAAAACGCGCTGGTGGCGGGCTTTACGTCGGTCGGCATGGATGTGTTCCAATTCGGCCCGTTGCCGACGCCTGCTGTTGCCATGCTCACGCGCTCGCTGCGTGCTGATCTGGGTGTGATGATTTCAGCTTCGCACAACAGTTTTGGCGATAACGGCATCAAGCTGTTTGGCCCGGACGGCTTCAAGCTGTCTGATGAGGTAGAGCATCAGATTGAGCACCACATGGATAACGGGCTGGTGGAAGGCCTCGCGGTGCCCTCAGGTATTGGCCGGGCAAAGCGCATTGACGATGCGCAGGCACGCTACATCGAGTTTGCCAAGCGTACGTTCCCGCGCCACCTGAGCCTTGAGGGCATTCGTATTGTTGTCGATTGCGCCAATGGGGCGGCCTACAAGGTGGCCCCGGCGGCGTTGTGGGAACTGGGCGCTGAAGTGTTTTCCGTCGGCGTTGACCCCAACGGCACCAACATCAATGAAGGCTGCGGGTCCACGTCTGTTGGCATGATGGCCGGCAAAGTGCGTGAGCTGCGCGCCGACATCGGCATTGCGCTGGATGGCGATGCGGACCGTGTGATTATCGTTGATGAACACGGCGAGACCGTGGATGGCGATCAGGTGATGGCGGCCATTGCGCAATCCTGGGCTGACAAGCAGATGCTGCAGGGCGGCGGCATCGTCGCCACGGTGATGAGCAATCTGGGGCTTGAGCGTTATCTGGCGGGCAAGGGCATGACGCTGGCCCGCACGCAGGTGGGCGACCGCTATGTGGTGGAACACATGCGCGCGAATGGGTTTAACCTGGGCGGCGAACAGTCGGGGCACGTGGTCTTGTCTGACTTTGCCACCACGGGCGACGGGCTGATTGCAGCGCTTCAGGTGCTGGCGGTGCTGGCGGAAACCCGCAAGCCACTGAGCGAAATCTGCCATCTGTTTGATCCGCTGCCGCAACTCTTGCGCAATGTGCGGTTCCGCGACGGGGCACCGCTTGAAGATAATCAGGTGATTGACGCTATTGAGACAGGCACTTCCGCGCTGGGCAATCATGGTCGTCTCGTGATCCGCAAATCAGGCACCGAGCCGCTTATTCGCGTGATGGCGGAAGGTGACGACGAGGCGCTGGTGAAGCGCGTGGTCAATGATATTTGCACGGTGATCGAAAGCCGTGCCGGGTGA
- the folP gene encoding dihydropteroate synthase — MMHAPTLFGILNITADSFSDGGKYLAPDDALRHAHALVANGADVVDVGAASSHPDAEDVGAAGEIARLARVVPPLVAAGVPLSVDTFEPDVQLWALGQGVAYLNDIQGFPHTDIYPALASASAKLVVMHGVHGRGRARRLDVPADEIWPRIFSFFDDRIAALEAAGIARERLVLDPGMGFFLGTDPEVSLTVLRGVGQLEGRYGLPVLISVSRKSFLRAMTGRDVANIAPATLAAEMFAVSAGARYIRTHAPGSLRDALAVSRALRLFSP; from the coding sequence ATGATGCACGCACCCACCCTGTTTGGCATTCTCAACATCACGGCGGACTCGTTCTCCGATGGTGGCAAATATCTCGCGCCTGATGACGCGCTGCGCCACGCCCACGCGCTTGTGGCCAACGGGGCGGATGTGGTTGATGTGGGGGCTGCCTCAAGTCATCCGGATGCGGAGGATGTGGGTGCGGCGGGAGAGATTGCACGGCTGGCACGTGTCGTGCCACCGCTTGTGGCGGCGGGTGTGCCACTGTCCGTTGATACCTTTGAGCCTGATGTGCAGCTTTGGGCGCTGGGGCAGGGCGTTGCCTATCTCAATGATATTCAGGGTTTTCCGCATACGGATATTTATCCGGCGCTGGCCAGTGCATCGGCAAAGCTTGTCGTGATGCATGGGGTTCACGGGCGCGGGCGGGCGAGAAGACTCGACGTGCCTGCGGATGAGATATGGCCGCGCATTTTCAGCTTTTTCGATGACCGCATTGCAGCGCTTGAGGCTGCCGGCATCGCACGCGAGCGGCTGGTGCTGGACCCGGGCATGGGGTTTTTTCTGGGTACGGACCCTGAGGTGTCGCTCACGGTTTTACGCGGTGTGGGTCAGCTTGAGGGGCGCTACGGGCTGCCGGTATTGATTTCTGTGTCGCGGAAAAGTTTTTTGCGGGCCATGACCGGGCGCGATGTGGCCAACATTGCACCAGCCACACTGGCGGCTGAGATGTTTGCGGTATCCGCCGGTGCCCGTTATATCCGCACCCATGCGCCGGGTTCCTTGCGGGATGCCCTGGCGGTTTCACGCGCTTTACGGCTATTTTCGCCGTAA
- the ftsH gene encoding ATP-dependent zinc metalloprotease FtsH, whose product MNNFRNFALWVIIALLLVALFNLFQAPSQQGASTDITFSELLAEADAGAIADVTIQGEKITGNFSDGREFVTYSPPNANVTERLYERGVQISARPTSSDSPTLLSVLVSWFPMLLLIAVWIFFMRQMQGGGGKAMGFGKSKAKLLTERHGRVTFDDVAGVDEAKDDLQEIVEFLQDPQKFQRLGGRIPKGALLVGPPGTGKTLIARAVAGEANVPFFTISGSDFVEMFVGVGASRVRDMFEQAKKNAPCIIFIDEIDAVGRHRGAGLGGGNDEREQTLNQLLVEMDGFEANEGIILIAATNRPDVLDPALLRPGRFDRQVVVPNPDIVGREKILKVHMRKVPLAPDVNPRTIARGTPGFSGADLANLVNEAALLAARRAKRLVTMGEFEDAKDKVMMGAERRTMVMSDDEKKLTAYHEGGHALVALNVPSTDPIHKATIIPRGRALGMVMQLPEGDKLSMSREEMMSRMAILMGGRVAEELVFGHNAVTAGAGSDIEQATKLAKNMVTRWGMSDALGPLAFGENQEEVFLGHSVARNQNVSEDTARQIDAEVARLVKKGHEEATRILTEKRDDLEIIGQGLLEYETLSGDEIKALLKGTKPERNTDDDMTPEPGATSSVPSAGRKPTGDTGSVPPGAEPQGT is encoded by the coding sequence GTGAATAATTTCCGCAACTTCGCTCTTTGGGTCATCATAGCGCTGCTGCTGGTGGCGCTGTTCAACCTGTTTCAGGCTCCATCTCAGCAAGGGGCCAGCACCGATATCACCTTCTCTGAACTGCTTGCAGAAGCGGATGCGGGGGCGATCGCGGATGTGACCATTCAGGGCGAAAAGATCACCGGCAATTTCTCGGACGGGCGTGAGTTCGTCACCTATTCCCCACCCAACGCCAACGTGACCGAGCGGTTGTATGAGCGCGGCGTGCAGATTTCAGCGCGCCCCACAAGCTCCGACTCGCCGACGCTGCTGAGCGTGCTGGTGTCGTGGTTCCCGATGCTGCTGCTGATTGCTGTGTGGATTTTCTTCATGCGGCAGATGCAGGGCGGTGGCGGCAAGGCCATGGGCTTTGGCAAATCCAAAGCCAAGCTGCTGACCGAGCGGCATGGTCGCGTGACGTTTGACGATGTCGCGGGCGTGGACGAAGCCAAGGATGACCTGCAGGAAATTGTCGAGTTTCTGCAGGACCCGCAGAAGTTTCAGCGGCTGGGCGGGCGCATTCCCAAGGGTGCGCTTCTCGTTGGTCCTCCGGGCACTGGTAAAACGCTCATTGCGCGTGCTGTGGCGGGCGAGGCCAATGTGCCGTTCTTCACAATTTCGGGTTCTGATTTTGTGGAAATGTTTGTGGGCGTTGGCGCCAGCCGCGTGCGCGACATGTTCGAGCAGGCCAAGAAGAACGCACCGTGCATCATCTTCATTGACGAAATTGACGCTGTGGGTCGCCACCGTGGGGCAGGCCTTGGCGGCGGCAACGATGAGCGCGAGCAGACCCTCAACCAGTTGCTGGTTGAGATGGACGGCTTTGAAGCCAATGAAGGCATCATCCTGATTGCCGCCACCAACCGTCCTGATGTGCTGGACCCGGCGCTGCTGCGTCCGGGCCGTTTTGACCGTCAGGTGGTTGTGCCCAATCCGGACATTGTCGGCCGCGAAAAGATTCTCAAGGTGCATATGCGCAAGGTGCCGCTGGCACCGGACGTCAACCCGCGCACCATTGCCCGCGGCACACCGGGTTTCTCAGGCGCTGACCTCGCCAACCTGGTGAACGAGGCCGCCTTGCTGGCGGCACGCCGTGCCAAGCGGCTGGTCACGATGGGTGAGTTTGAAGACGCCAAGGACAAGGTCATGATGGGTGCCGAGCGGCGCACCATGGTGATGTCGGACGACGAGAAAAAGCTGACGGCCTATCACGAAGGGGGTCATGCGCTGGTGGCGCTCAACGTGCCGTCCACCGACCCGATCCACAAGGCAACCATCATTCCGCGCGGGCGGGCGTTGGGCATGGTCATGCAGTTGCCTGAAGGCGACAAGTTGTCCATGAGCCGCGAGGAAATGATGTCGCGCATGGCGATTTTGATGGGTGGCCGCGTGGCGGAAGAACTTGTGTTTGGTCACAACGCCGTGACGGCGGGCGCAGGTTCTGACATTGAGCAGGCAACGAAGCTTGCTAAAAACATGGTCACGCGCTGGGGCATGTCCGATGCGCTGGGGCCGCTGGCCTTTGGTGAAAACCAGGAAGAAGTGTTTCTGGGTCACTCGGTGGCGCGCAACCAGAATGTGTCTGAGGATACGGCCCGGCAGATTGACGCCGAAGTGGCGCGCCTGGTGAAAAAAGGTCACGAGGAAGCAACGCGCATTCTGACTGAAAAGCGTGATGACCTTGAGATCATCGGTCAGGGCCTGCTTGAGTACGAAACGCTCTCCGGCGACGAAATCAAGGCGCTGCTCAAAGGCACCAAGCCTGAACGCAACACGGATGATGACATGACCCCTGAGCCGGGTGCGACATCATCAGTCCCCTCTGCGGGCCGCAAGCCCACAGGCGATACGGGTAGCGTGCCGCCAGGTGCCGAGCCGCAGGGCACGTAA
- the tilS gene encoding tRNA lysidine(34) synthetase TilS codes for MPETDIPFDDLMAPFGLSPDVPLAVAVSGGPDSMALLLLAADEARRSGRSLHALTVDHGLRAEAGTEALQVGGWARALGVAHTVLTHSGDTPRASVQAAARSIRYRLMAEWCATHNMAALLVAHTREDQAETFLLRLARGSGVDGLSAMAADTRRNDMRILRPLLDVPRDALHAVLATAGQAYITDPSNADARHARVRMRALAPVLEAEGLTAQRLADTAARMMTAREALDGWTSAHLARAVTFHKCGYGTADLAALLDAPDEIRLRAASKLIMAITGNAYPPRLHHTRALVVRLGDASFNGATLGGARLVRRGDTLMVFREARAIAPAVRRARHLPLLWDGRFEVGTHDMAPNKAPVADVTIAPLGQKGWRWMRDVAPDTALPAAAAACLPAVFDGGTLLEVPSLGLTAGGDVASLTARFVGPQRVGLAAAV; via the coding sequence TTGCCTGAGACTGACATTCCCTTTGATGATCTGATGGCGCCGTTCGGGCTGTCGCCCGATGTGCCGCTGGCTGTGGCTGTTTCGGGTGGTCCTGACTCGATGGCGCTGCTGTTGCTCGCGGCTGACGAGGCACGCCGGTCCGGCCGGTCGCTTCATGCCCTGACCGTGGATCACGGGTTGCGGGCTGAGGCCGGCACCGAGGCACTGCAGGTGGGCGGGTGGGCCAGGGCCCTTGGCGTAGCGCACACTGTATTGACCCATTCAGGTGATACCCCGCGCGCCAGTGTGCAGGCGGCAGCGCGCAGCATTCGGTATCGGCTGATGGCGGAGTGGTGCGCCACCCACAACATGGCGGCGCTGCTGGTGGCGCATACCCGCGAAGACCAGGCGGAGACGTTTTTGCTCCGGCTGGCGCGCGGCAGCGGCGTGGATGGCTTGTCGGCGATGGCGGCGGATACGCGCCGCAACGACATGCGCATTTTGCGGCCCCTTCTGGACGTGCCGCGTGATGCGTTGCACGCGGTTCTGGCGACTGCGGGGCAGGCCTATATCACTGATCCGTCCAATGCTGACGCGCGCCATGCCCGTGTGCGGATGCGCGCTCTTGCCCCTGTGCTTGAAGCTGAGGGGCTGACGGCGCAGCGGCTGGCTGACACGGCGGCGCGCATGATGACTGCGCGTGAGGCGCTGGACGGCTGGACCTCAGCGCATCTGGCGCGGGCGGTCACGTTCCACAAGTGCGGTTATGGCACCGCTGATCTTGCCGCGCTGCTGGACGCGCCTGATGAAATCAGGCTGCGGGCAGCGTCCAAACTCATCATGGCGATTACCGGCAATGCCTATCCGCCCCGCCTGCACCACACCAGGGCACTGGTGGTGCGGCTGGGCGATGCCTCTTTCAACGGTGCCACCCTTGGCGGGGCCCGCCTCGTTAGGCGCGGCGACACGCTGATGGTGTTTCGGGAGGCGCGTGCGATCGCCCCTGCGGTCCGCAGGGCGCGTCATTTGCCTTTGCTGTGGGATGGCAGGTTTGAAGTCGGAACTCACGACATGGCACCAAACAAGGCACCGGTGGCTGACGTTACAATCGCGCCGCTTGGTCAGAAGGGTTGGCGATGGATGCGGGATGTGGCACCTGATACGGCCTTGCCTGCCGCTGCTGCGGCCTGCCTGCCGGCGGTGTTTGACGGCGGCACCTTGCTGGAGGTTCCGTCACTTGGCCTGACAGCGGGGGGGGATGTCGCCAGTCTGACCGCCCGCTTTGTCGGGCCGCAGCGCGTGGGGCTGGCAGCGGCGGTTTGA